The Gemmatimonadales bacterium genome has a window encoding:
- a CDS encoding serine/threonine-protein kinase: protein MVRQALGDRYAVDREIAAGGAARVFFARDQGGRAVALKVLRPELLPSITAQRFLREISVLQKLDHPLIARLLDYGEAGWFLYYVMEYVDGPTLRQYLDQHKQAPIEPTLRGSRELLDAVAHAHANGIMHRDVKPENIVLAPRGAILLDFGIARAVQVSEGERVTRSGFTVGTSPYMSPEQAAGSAEIDHRSDLYSLGCVLFESLAGRPPYQHQSEAALLELHQKAAIPDVREFRREVSKPLARVLAKTLAKAPKDRWQSASQLKAALEKLTG, encoded by the coding sequence ATGGTGCGCCAAGCCCTGGGCGACCGCTACGCGGTGGATCGAGAGATAGCGGCCGGTGGAGCGGCGCGGGTGTTCTTCGCTCGGGACCAGGGCGGCCGGGCGGTGGCGCTAAAGGTGTTGCGTCCGGAGCTTCTCCCCAGCATCACCGCGCAACGGTTCCTCCGCGAGATCAGCGTCCTCCAGAAGCTCGACCATCCCCTCATCGCTCGGCTCCTGGACTACGGAGAGGCCGGGTGGTTCCTATACTACGTGATGGAGTACGTGGACGGGCCGACGCTCCGGCAGTACCTCGACCAGCACAAGCAGGCGCCTATCGAGCCCACGCTGCGCGGCTCGCGGGAGCTCCTCGACGCGGTGGCGCACGCGCACGCCAACGGGATAATGCACCGGGATGTGAAGCCGGAGAACATCGTGCTCGCGCCGCGAGGGGCGATTCTGCTCGACTTCGGCATCGCGCGCGCCGTCCAGGTTTCTGAGGGCGAGCGCGTCACCCGGTCCGGGTTCACCGTCGGGACCTCGCCTTACATGAGCCCCGAGCAGGCGGCCGGCAGTGCCGAGATCGATCATCGTAGCGACCTTTACTCGCTGGGATGCGTACTGTTCGAGAGCCTGGCCGGGCGGCCGCCGTACCAGCACCAGAGCGAGGCGGCGTTGCTGGAGTTGCACCAGAAGGCCGCGATCCCCGACGTGCGGGAGTTCCGGCGGGAGGTGTCGAAGCCTCTGGCCAGGGTCCTCGCTAAGACGCTCGCCAAGGCGCCCAAGGATCGCTGGCAGTCGGCGAGCCAGCTGAAGGCGGCCCTCGAGAAGCTGACGGGCTGA